TAATCAGATAAAGGATGTTTTTCACGAAAACCTTTAGTTATGTCATCCGAACAAGATAATTCATGTCCCAACCAGGAAAGCTATTAAAGCTGCAAACATTGCCATTTTGAAAAGCCTTGAAGACTTAGCAGCATTCTTTTCTTTTAATATGCCAGCTACTGCTACAACAAAAAGTATGTCAGCTATAAAGACAACAGCCAGATATCTCACGGATAACAGGGATTGCAGATAAGGCAAGGGGCTTGCAAGCACAGCTATAAAACCGATAATAGAAGCAACATAAGCAGCCTTTTCAGGTCCAATGCTTATTGCCAGAGTACTGGCTCCATCCTGCCTGTCCCCTTCAATATCTTCAATGTCCTTGACTATTTCTCTGGCAACGGTGGCAAGGGTTGCAAGCAGGAACAGTACAGATACTGCTTCAATGCCGCCATTGGTATAAAAAACCGCACCTCCGAATAGAAAAGTAGACCCAGTAAGATATCCTACACTAAGATTACCGATGAGTGCAGTGCGTTTTAGTGTTGCAGCATAAAATATCAGCAACAATGAATTGAATAAGGCAA
This DNA window, taken from Methanomethylovorans hollandica DSM 15978, encodes the following:
- a CDS encoding geranylgeranylglycerol-phosphate geranylgeranyltransferase, whose product is MRAYLQLIRYGNCLMAAFSAALGVLIAYNIISGNAATIPFPLNEIIYVGSVVFLITGAGNGINDYYDIEIDRINKPERPIPSGRISKSKAFYFSISLFAVGTMIAFFINTICGAIALFNSLLLIFYAATLKRTALIGNLSVGYLTGSTFLFGGAVFYTNGGIEAVSVLFLLATLATVAREIVKDIEDIEGDRQDGASTLAISIGPEKAAYVASIIGFIAVLASPLPYLQSLLSVRYLAVVFIADILFVVAVAGILKEKNAAKSSRLFKMAMFAALIAFLVGT